One window from the genome of Bacteroidales bacterium encodes:
- a CDS encoding ATP-binding protein, producing MIITDKHNIEFSASLNNISLVEKFAEELCDYFNVNNDYYGNILIALTEAASNAIIHGNKSDANKNVFISFQAKNGCLSFTVKDQGEGFDFNNIPDPTDPNNENENAGRGIYLIKSLSDEVNFLENGRVVEINFKITNINNSLSTKRIQQYQKHLQEKKVGAKKK from the coding sequence ATGATAATCACCGATAAGCATAATATAGAATTCAGCGCTTCGTTAAATAATATTTCGTTGGTTGAAAAGTTTGCAGAAGAACTCTGTGACTATTTCAATGTAAATAACGATTATTATGGAAATATTCTTATCGCACTTACCGAAGCCGCCAGCAATGCTATAATTCACGGCAATAAATCCGATGCAAACAAAAATGTCTTTATATCTTTTCAGGCAAAAAACGGTTGTTTGTCATTTACAGTAAAAGACCAGGGCGAAGGTTTTGATTTCAATAACATTCCCGACCCTACCGACCCCAATAATGAAAACGAAAATGCCGGCAGAGGTATTTATCTTATAAAATCACTTTCCGATGAAGTTAACTTTCTCGAAAACGGCAGAGTTGTTGAAATAAATTTTAAAATCACAAACATCAACAACAGCCTATCTACAAAACGCATACAGCAATATCAAAAGCATTTGCAGGAAAAGAAAGTTGGAGCGAAAAAGAAATAA
- a CDS encoding DUF177 domain-containing protein — translation MKNGKVKVDVELEKKEKLLLLRFIISGEVTVMCDRCLDYYNQPIEGQESLTLKIGNENTEESFDTSTISESQNEIDISNYIYEYICLLIPIKRVHPEAKNGKSLCNKEMINRINELSNYNSTDSRWEILKKISFNN, via the coding sequence GTGAAAAATGGTAAAGTGAAAGTAGATGTAGAACTTGAAAAAAAAGAAAAATTGTTATTGTTAAGATTTATTATCTCAGGAGAAGTTACGGTAATGTGCGACAGATGTCTGGATTATTATAATCAGCCCATTGAAGGACAGGAATCTCTTACATTAAAAATAGGAAATGAAAATACCGAAGAGAGTTTTGATACATCAACAATTTCAGAATCGCAAAATGAAATAGATATAAGTAATTACATATATGAATATATTTGTCTTTTAATACCTATAAAACGAGTTCACCCTGAAGCTAAAAATGGGAAAAGCTTATGCAATAAGGAAATGATAAATAGAATAAATGAATTATCAAATTATAATTCTACAGATTCAAGATGGGAAATTCTTAAAAAAATAAGTTTCAATAATTAA
- a CDS encoding beta-ketoacyl-ACP synthase III encodes MSKITAAITGISSFLPEYILTNQELEKIVDTTDEWIMSRSGIKERRILKGEGKGTSDMGAGAVKSLLEKTGVSPDEIDLLICATVTPDMLFPATANIISDKVGIKNAFSFDLNAACSGFIYALITGSKYIESGLYKKVIIVGADKMSSITDYTDRQTCVLFGDAGTAVLLEPNNEGYGIIDSILKSDGFGRIHLHMKAGGSVKPPSHETVDAREHYIYQEGQPVFKFAVKNMADVSAEIMEKNNLKSDDVAWVVPHQANLRIIDATANRMGVNKDKVMINIQKYGNTTNATIPLCLWEWEKKLKKGDNIILSAFGGGFTWGSIYLKWAYNS; translated from the coding sequence ATGTCTAAAATTACAGCAGCAATTACAGGTATAAGTTCATTTCTTCCCGAGTACATTCTTACAAATCAGGAATTGGAAAAAATTGTAGATACAACTGACGAATGGATAATGTCACGAAGTGGAATTAAAGAAAGAAGAATTTTAAAAGGTGAAGGGAAAGGCACTTCTGATATGGGTGCAGGCGCAGTTAAATCGCTGCTCGAAAAAACAGGTGTTTCTCCGGATGAAATAGATTTGCTAATTTGTGCAACTGTTACACCCGATATGTTATTTCCTGCAACAGCCAATATTATTTCCGATAAAGTAGGAATTAAAAACGCATTTAGTTTTGATTTAAATGCTGCTTGTTCAGGATTTATTTATGCACTTATTACCGGTTCTAAATATATAGAAAGCGGTTTATATAAAAAAGTTATTATTGTTGGTGCTGATAAAATGTCATCAATTACCGATTATACCGACCGCCAGACATGTGTTCTTTTTGGTGATGCAGGTACAGCTGTTCTACTCGAACCTAATAATGAGGGCTATGGTATAATTGATTCTATTTTAAAATCAGATGGCTTCGGAAGAATACATTTACACATGAAAGCCGGTGGTTCCGTTAAACCACCTTCTCATGAAACTGTTGATGCAAGAGAACATTATATTTATCAGGAAGGACAACCAGTTTTTAAATTTGCCGTTAAAAACATGGCTGACGTTTCAGCTGAAATAATGGAAAAAAATAATCTGAAATCTGATGATGTTGCTTGGGTTGTACCGCATCAGGCAAATCTCAGAATTATTGATGCTACTGCAAACAGAATGGGAGTCAACAAAGATAAAGTAATGATTAACATTCAAAAGTATGGAAATACTACTAACGCTACTATTCCTTTGTGTTTGTGGGAATGGGAAAAAAAGCTGAAAAAAGGAGATAATATTATACTTTCGGCTTTTGGCGGTGGATTTACATGGGGCTCTATTTATTTAAAATGGGCATATAATAGTTAA
- a CDS encoding DNA topoisomerase IV subunit B, whose translation MIVEKYTEDSIKSLDWKEHIRFRPGMYIGKLGDGSSHDDGIYVLIKETIDNAIDEFIMGYGKKIDISIKENKVTIRDYGRGIPLGKVIDCVSSINTGAKYDSKVFKKTVGLNGVGSKAVNALSSYFCVQAIRDKRTKIVEFQQGDVIKEEKEHKCDLDDGTIISFIPDENIFGKYHFFNEYIENLIWNYVFLNKQLTINYNGNSFISENGLADLLERNISSSLIYPIIHVVENDFEFAMTHLTSQYGEEYYSFVNGQHTTQGGTHQAAFREAVVKTTREFYKKDFDPSDIRTSIIAAISVKVHEPVFESQTKTKLGSTLMEPNGTTVRNYINDVVKRQLDNYLHIHSDVAEALLGKILQSEKERKDIASIKKISRETARKANLHNKKLRDCRTHYNTNHDDRLDSTLFITEGDSASGSITKARDVNVQAVFSLKGKPLNCFGMSKKIVYENEEFNLLQSALDIEEDLENLRYNNIIIATDADVDGMHIRLLLITFFIQFFPDLVKNGHLYILQTPLFRVRNKKETIYCYSDEEKTNAINKLGVKPEITRFKGLGEISPDEFKQFIGKSMRLDPVIMRKDDSVDAILSYYMGKNTPERQNFIIENLRIEKDEVLEEIIG comes from the coding sequence ATGATTGTTGAAAAATATACAGAAGATAGTATAAAATCGCTTGACTGGAAAGAACACATACGGTTTCGTCCCGGAATGTATATCGGAAAGCTTGGAGACGGTTCTTCCCATGATGACGGTATTTATGTGCTCATTAAGGAAACCATTGATAATGCAATTGATGAGTTTATAATGGGTTACGGGAAAAAAATAGATATTTCAATTAAAGAAAATAAAGTAACCATAAGAGATTATGGCAGGGGTATTCCGCTTGGCAAGGTTATAGATTGCGTTTCATCAATAAATACAGGTGCCAAATACGACTCAAAAGTTTTTAAAAAAACAGTAGGATTGAATGGTGTTGGTTCAAAAGCTGTTAATGCTTTGTCGAGTTATTTCTGCGTGCAGGCAATACGGGATAAAAGAACCAAGATTGTGGAATTTCAGCAGGGAGATGTTATAAAAGAAGAAAAAGAACACAAATGTGATTTGGATGACGGAACAATAATTTCTTTTATTCCCGACGAAAATATATTCGGGAAATATCATTTTTTCAATGAATATATTGAAAACCTTATTTGGAATTATGTTTTTCTGAATAAGCAACTCACAATAAATTATAATGGTAATTCATTTATTTCAGAAAACGGATTAGCCGATTTGCTCGAAAGAAATATCAGCAGTTCTCTGATTTATCCGATTATTCATGTTGTTGAAAATGATTTTGAATTTGCAATGACTCATTTAACAAGTCAATATGGTGAAGAATATTATTCATTTGTAAACGGACAACATACAACGCAAGGTGGCACGCATCAGGCAGCTTTCAGAGAAGCTGTTGTAAAAACAACCCGCGAATTTTATAAAAAAGATTTTGACCCTTCGGATATAAGAACTTCAATAATTGCAGCAATAAGCGTTAAAGTTCATGAGCCGGTTTTTGAATCACAGACAAAAACAAAACTCGGTTCAACATTGATGGAGCCGAACGGCACTACTGTGAGAAATTATATCAATGATGTTGTAAAACGACAATTGGATAATTATCTTCATATTCATTCCGATGTTGCGGAAGCACTGCTGGGAAAAATTCTTCAATCGGAAAAAGAAAGAAAAGATATTGCAAGCATTAAAAAAATATCGCGTGAAACTGCACGTAAGGCAAATCTTCATAATAAAAAACTTCGTGATTGCCGCACTCATTACAATACAAATCACGATGACCGGCTCGATTCAACATTGTTTATCACCGAAGGAGATTCAGCAAGCGGTTCAATTACAAAAGCGCGCGATGTGAATGTTCAGGCAGTTTTCAGCTTAAAAGGGAAACCACTGAATTGTTTCGGAATGTCGAAAAAAATCGTTTACGAAAATGAAGAATTCAACCTTTTGCAAAGTGCATTGGATATTGAAGAAGACCTTGAAAATTTAAGATATAACAATATAATAATTGCCACTGATGCCGATGTTGACGGAATGCATATCCGCCTGCTGCTTATTACTTTTTTCATTCAGTTTTTTCCCGACCTTGTGAAAAACGGACACTTGTACATTTTGCAAACGCCACTGTTCAGAGTGAGAAATAAAAAAGAAACAATTTATTGTTATTCTGATGAAGAAAAAACAAATGCAATAAACAAACTTGGTGTAAAACCCGAAATTACTCGATTTAAAGGTCTCGGTGAAATTTCACCCGATGAGTTCAAGCAATTTATTGGAAAATCAATGCGTCTCGACCCTGTCATCATGCGGAAAGATGATTCCGTTGATGCGATTCTCAGTTATTACATGGGCAAAAATACTCCCGAAAGACAAAATTTTATTATCGAAAATCTGCGAATAGAAAAAGATGAAGTTTTAGAGGAAATTATAGGTTAG
- the ilvC gene encoding ketol-acid reductoisomerase, whose protein sequence is MAKINFGGTIENIVTREEYPLEKAREILKNEIVAVIGYGVQGPAQALNMKDNGVNVIIGQAPEFKKDWDKAIADGWVPDKTLFSVEVAATKGTIVMYLVSDAAQKILWTKLKSCLKKGDALYFSHGFSITYKELTGVVPPADIDVIMIAPKGSGTSVRRNFLAGTGINSSYAVFQDATGRAEERTIALGITIGSEYLFPTTFLREVHSDLTGERGVLMGALTGIIEAQYQTLRKNGHTPSEAFNESVEELTQSLIRLVDENGMDWMYANCSATAQRGALDWRHKFREAVLPVFDKLYESVKTGKEAQIVIDKLSSPTYQNDLAKELKEMHDSELWQAGAAVRKLRP, encoded by the coding sequence ATGGCAAAAATAAATTTTGGCGGAACAATTGAAAACATTGTTACCAGAGAAGAATATCCTTTAGAAAAAGCAAGAGAAATTCTTAAAAATGAAATTGTGGCTGTTATAGGTTATGGTGTGCAGGGACCTGCGCAGGCATTGAACATGAAAGACAACGGCGTGAACGTTATAATCGGGCAAGCACCTGAATTTAAAAAGGACTGGGACAAAGCAATTGCCGACGGCTGGGTACCCGATAAAACTTTATTTTCAGTTGAAGTTGCTGCGACTAAAGGAACAATTGTAATGTATCTTGTTTCCGATGCAGCTCAAAAAATTTTATGGACTAAATTAAAATCGTGTCTTAAAAAAGGCGATGCACTTTATTTTTCACATGGTTTTTCCATCACATACAAAGAACTTACAGGTGTCGTTCCTCCGGCAGATATTGATGTTATTATGATTGCACCAAAAGGATCTGGAACAAGTGTTCGCAGGAATTTTCTTGCAGGCACAGGAATAAATTCGAGTTATGCAGTATTTCAGGATGCAACGGGCAGAGCCGAAGAACGAACTATTGCCCTCGGGATAACCATAGGTTCGGAATATTTATTTCCTACAACTTTCCTGAGAGAAGTTCATAGCGACCTAACAGGCGAAAGAGGCGTGCTTATGGGAGCTCTTACCGGCATCATTGAAGCACAATATCAAACACTAAGAAAAAACGGGCATACTCCGAGTGAAGCATTTAATGAATCGGTTGAAGAGCTTACACAAAGCTTGATTCGTCTTGTTGATGAAAACGGCATGGACTGGATGTACGCCAATTGCAGTGCCACTGCACAAAGAGGAGCACTCGACTGGCGGCATAAATTCCGCGAAGCTGTTCTTCCTGTGTTTGACAAGCTTTATGAAAGTGTGAAAACAGGTAAGGAAGCTCAAATTGTTATTGATAAACTTAGCAGCCCCACTTACCAGAATGACCTTGCAAAAGAGTTAAAAGAAATGCACGATTCGGAACTTTGGCAGGCAGGTGCAGCAGTGAGAAAATTACGTCCATAA
- the plsX gene encoding phosphate acyltransferase PlsX, which translates to MKIGLDIMGGDFAPRATIGGAIQAHKELPSDTIVLFGDKIIIEKELKEHNADSSYFEIIHAPDVILMGESPTKALNQKPNSSIALGFHYLKNNKIDSFASAGNTGAMLVGSMYSIQQIEGILRPCTTAMLPKENGSVGILLDVGTNPDAKPEVLYQFAVLGSIYAEYVYNIKEPKVGLLNIGEEKEKGNLLCQSTYKLMKETKDFNFIGNIESRDIFKDKADVIVCDGFTGNVILKLAEGFYRMMQKHNLIDDYFKRFNYENYGGTAILGVNSTVIVGHGISNETAIKNMLKLSKEVFEAKLAAKIKNAFNYV; encoded by the coding sequence ATGAAAATTGGTTTAGACATTATGGGTGGTGATTTTGCCCCAAGAGCAACAATTGGTGGTGCAATACAAGCTCATAAAGAACTGCCATCCGATACAATAGTACTTTTTGGAGATAAAATTATTATCGAAAAAGAATTGAAAGAACACAATGCAGATTCAAGCTATTTCGAAATAATTCATGCCCCGGATGTTATTCTTATGGGCGAATCTCCGACCAAAGCTCTTAATCAAAAACCGAATTCAAGTATTGCATTGGGTTTTCATTATCTTAAAAACAATAAAATTGATAGTTTCGCAAGTGCCGGAAACACAGGCGCTATGCTTGTTGGCTCAATGTATTCCATACAACAGATTGAAGGAATTTTAAGACCTTGCACAACTGCCATGCTTCCTAAAGAAAATGGCAGTGTTGGTATTTTATTAGATGTTGGAACCAATCCTGATGCTAAGCCGGAAGTTCTTTACCAGTTTGCCGTTTTAGGTTCAATATATGCCGAATATGTTTATAACATTAAGGAACCGAAAGTTGGACTTTTAAATATCGGAGAAGAAAAAGAAAAAGGAAACCTTCTGTGTCAGTCAACTTATAAGTTGATGAAAGAAACAAAAGATTTTAATTTTATTGGAAATATTGAAAGCAGGGATATCTTCAAAGATAAAGCTGATGTTATAGTTTGTGATGGTTTTACAGGTAATGTTATTTTAAAATTAGCTGAAGGATTTTACAGAATGATGCAAAAGCATAACTTAATTGATGATTATTTTAAAAGATTCAATTATGAAAACTATGGCGGAACTGCAATTCTTGGAGTAAATTCAACAGTTATCGTTGGTCACGGAATTTCTAATGAAACTGCTATTAAAAATATGCTCAAACTTTCCAAGGAAGTGTTTGAAGCAAAATTAGCAGCAAAAATTAAAAATGCATTTAATTATGTATAA
- a CDS encoding sulfatase-like hydrolase/transferase, translating to MRIFERKYDLAFILYAVCFPVIACLYADGITVNDFILRLALSLLIGAFVYLISLNFDGISRKIFLSLFYIVVIVPSIIVLSYIIIDGTLIKGSNFFIVFETNFNESSEFVSGYLSAKAIIILLIYVLPSVAYLVFSKKSILGFGNKKLISFAIIKNKKLLILKYKYTGIALLLCLVFFLKNENIAKNNYTLDFYRSFYYFRKIIIKYKEYESKRNVKNFIVTTSLPNNEDKTFVIIIGEALSKHHLSLYGYKRKTNPLLEKIKNELLVYNDVISPHTHTLEVMRCLLTFADNENIKPYFEKPSIIELFNNAGFETYWLENQISVGKWENTGIISKKAKHFYITNSDDTWFYNNSIFDEIALKYLDKILTDKTKKNKMIFIHLMGSHPIYDKRYPPFFAAFDNNKNLYLVKDNLKNDEKKIVNEYDNSVLYNDFVVSSIIGKIKKSEKFSFVLYMPDHGEEVYNFREYYGHTFSHKSSYMCEIPFILWRSEEFKKEVAISVDTTRPYSTENLIYSVSDLAKLNYKDYDAGKSIFSEKFIVRERKVGELKYEELKAKTQLQCKK from the coding sequence ATGAGAATATTTGAAAGAAAATATGATTTGGCATTTATTTTATATGCGGTGTGCTTTCCTGTAATTGCATGTTTATATGCAGATGGCATCACGGTTAATGATTTTATATTAAGGTTAGCTTTATCTTTATTAATAGGAGCATTTGTTTATCTTATTTCACTTAATTTTGATGGAATAAGCAGAAAAATATTTTTATCATTATTTTATATTGTTGTCATAGTTCCTTCTATTATTGTTTTATCATACATAATAATTGACGGAACTCTGATAAAAGGTTCAAATTTTTTTATAGTATTTGAAACAAATTTTAATGAATCATCCGAGTTTGTGAGTGGGTATTTATCTGCAAAAGCAATAATCATATTACTGATTTACGTTTTGCCTTCGGTTGCTTATCTTGTCTTTTCGAAAAAAAGTATTCTCGGTTTCGGAAATAAAAAGCTTATTTCATTCGCAATCATAAAAAATAAAAAATTGTTAATATTAAAGTATAAATACACTGGAATTGCTTTATTGTTATGCCTTGTTTTTTTTTTAAAAAATGAAAATATTGCAAAAAATAATTACACTCTGGATTTCTATAGAAGCTTTTATTATTTCAGAAAAATAATAATAAAATATAAAGAATATGAAAGCAAAAGAAATGTAAAAAATTTTATTGTTACAACTTCTTTGCCAAATAATGAAGACAAGACATTTGTGATTATAATTGGAGAGGCGTTATCAAAACATCATTTGTCTTTATATGGATATAAAAGAAAAACAAACCCCTTACTTGAAAAAATTAAAAACGAACTTCTCGTTTATAATGATGTGATTTCTCCGCACACACATACACTTGAAGTGATGAGATGTTTATTAACTTTTGCCGATAATGAAAATATAAAACCTTACTTTGAAAAACCTTCAATAATTGAATTATTTAATAATGCTGGCTTCGAAACATATTGGCTCGAAAATCAGATTTCCGTGGGTAAATGGGAGAATACAGGAATAATTTCAAAAAAAGCAAAACATTTTTATATAACAAATTCTGATGATACATGGTTTTATAATAATTCTATTTTTGATGAAATCGCACTTAAATATCTTGATAAAATTTTAACAGATAAAACAAAGAAGAATAAAATGATTTTTATTCATTTGATGGGAAGTCATCCAATATATGATAAAAGATATCCTCCTTTTTTTGCGGCTTTTGATAACAATAAAAATTTATATCTGGTAAAAGATAATTTGAAAAATGACGAAAAAAAGATTGTTAATGAATACGATAATTCGGTATTATATAATGATTTTGTGGTTTCATCAATTATCGGTAAAATTAAAAAATCCGAAAAATTTTCATTTGTACTTTATATGCCCGACCATGGAGAAGAAGTTTATAATTTCAGAGAATATTACGGACATACTTTTTCCCACAAGTCAAGTTATATGTGTGAAATACCTTTTATACTATGGCGTTCGGAAGAGTTTAAAAAAGAAGTTGCTATTTCTGTTGACACAACAAGACCATATTCAACTGAAAATTTAATATACTCTGTATCCGATTTGGCAAAATTAAATTATAAAGATTATGATGCCGGCAAAAGCATATTTTCCGAAAAATTTATAGTAAGAGAAAGAAAAGTAGGGGAATTAAAATATGAAGAACTAAAAGCAAAAACGCAATTACAGTGCAAAAAATAA
- a CDS encoding CAP domain-containing protein produces the protein MKIIFYILFFFNLSFVTQAQVRVWTNEQLSAANTAKNANYLTQAERDVILYINLARLYPQQFLKNEVIKYQSPPKYGHIQENSKYMKALIANLKTRKPVKALFPSNECYENAKCFAKESGDAGYEGHERKKCPRKNFAECCSYGMETGRDIVMQWLIDLDVPEFGHREICLDKMFTKVGVSIQYHKKWGKCAVAEFH, from the coding sequence ATGAAAATAATCTTTTACATTTTATTTTTTTTTAATTTAAGTTTTGTTACACAAGCTCAAGTTCGAGTATGGACAAATGAACAGCTTTCTGCGGCTAATACTGCCAAAAACGCCAATTATTTAACACAAGCTGAAAGGGATGTTATTTTATATATAAATTTAGCAAGATTATATCCTCAACAATTTTTAAAAAATGAAGTAATAAAATATCAGAGTCCTCCTAAATACGGTCATATTCAGGAAAATTCAAAATACATGAAAGCATTAATAGCAAATCTAAAAACAAGAAAACCTGTTAAAGCTCTTTTTCCTAGTAATGAGTGTTATGAGAATGCTAAATGCTTTGCAAAAGAGTCCGGAGATGCGGGTTATGAAGGACATGAAAGAAAGAAATGCCCCCGGAAAAACTTTGCAGAGTGTTGCTCGTATGGAATGGAAACTGGTAGGGATATTGTAATGCAATGGCTGATTGATTTAGATGTTCCGGAATTTGGACACAGGGAAATCTGTTTGGATAAAATGTTTACTAAAGTTGGAGTAAGCATACAATATCATAAAAAATGGGGTAAATGCGCTGTCGCTGAATTCCATTGA
- the rpmF gene encoding 50S ribosomal protein L32, whose product MPNPKRRHSAQRRDKRRTHYKAKAPSLTVCSNCGAAKQPHKICGECGYYRGKLVIEKNNSN is encoded by the coding sequence ATGCCAAATCCAAAACGAAGACACTCTGCTCAAAGAAGAGATAAAAGAAGAACACATTATAAAGCCAAGGCGCCATCATTAACTGTTTGTTCAAATTGTGGAGCTGCAAAACAGCCTCATAAAATATGCGGCGAATGCGGTTATTATAGAGGAAAATTAGTGATTGAAAAAAATAATAGCAATTAA